A stretch of DNA from Lotus japonicus ecotype B-129 chromosome 4, LjGifu_v1.2:
TCAATTGCTCCTGCAGGCACTCGTTTTGCAGGCTTAAGTCTCCACTCAGTGCACGGCGTGCCCCTGCCCGGCTATGTCTATATAACCATGCGGTGCGTGGGGAAATGTGGCTCCGCTCGGGTTCCTCGCTACACCGTTGGCGAAACGATTCCATCAGGCTCCGTCAATGAACCAAGAATTCGACCAAAAATCTTCGAATCGTAGAAAACCTCCCAGAAAATCGAATTTCTCTAAACTAAAttgcaatccacgtagtccgggaatcaaaatctaccgttccccacagacggagccaaatgttccatcatgaacattgagatgaggtatagtacctagagtgtaaggaacgtaatgtgagattcctagagagaatgagagtgtaatcgcttagagagagaaattaactgaatttcaagcttgttatttctcaaatgagctaagagtcccttacaattggtatccctcctctatttatagttgggggagttgggcctagcgcctctaaatcaacctaatgggccggttggccggttgggcctccgggacgaaggcccaagtccctggtgcGCTCCTCACCTTAGGCCAACACTtatgggcgagggaccctagggtcttgCCCAGTCCAACATTATTATGTttatcaaatcagtttacataCAACATACAAATatgataagattttttttttgaaatgtagtCAAATGTATTGAAACTAAGCGGGCACAAATGCCAAAATGtcggcttaatccagtttttggtccctaacctttgccataAATATGGCTGTAGTctctcgccggagtaaaggtggggattggtccccagtttttgtCAAAATGATTGGCTTTGGTCCTTTCGGCCGACTGGGTCAACGCCGAAGCTCCGGAAAttccatgtggcattgccacatcatttaatgagtccacttggattttttttccttttcatttaaaaaaaattaaaacagtaattattaaattagttaacaacatcatcatcttcattcattgcatcttcttcatcattattaacatcatcttcaacccatcatcatcataaaaaaaacCCAATCCAGATCTACAATGTAGGGgtgaaaacccaaaaaaaacaaaatggtaaaaataaaagaaaaacctAGAAAAACAGATCTTGTAAGATACAGATAGGGAaatgaggagaagaagaaaaaagtgaaGTCCGGAAATGGTTAATGAGAGTGATCTGtcagagaaaaaaagaagaagaaggagtggAAAGAAACAGTAGCAGAagcagagagagaaagagagcgtgaaaaaaaaaagaaagaaagggaagaTGAGGTTGGGGGTGGTGGTGAGGTTGGTGTTGTGTGAAGAATCAGCGGTGAAGATGGGGTTGGGGATGGAGTGTCTGtaaatttctgggtttgggagtgtaaaggagaagaagattaggagggatgatgaagaagaaatctGGGTGAGGgttttaattaatgaaaaagGTGGTTAATTAGTGAGagttaattaatgttttaatttttgggtgtcttaattttatttttattttaatgtaaaaagaaaaaaaatccagcgagactcattaattgacgtggcaagggccacatcagttggcggagctccggcgttacCTAACCGGCCGGAGGGACCAAAGccaatcattttgccaaaaactggagaccaatccccacctttactccggcgagggactaaagccatatttatggcaAAGGTtaaggaccaaaaactggattaagcctaaaATGTCAGAACGAACAAAAGCATCTAAACATGACGATCCTCTTATATCCAAACCAAAAAAGAGGAAGCACCTTAGGCCAAGAAATCTGCGGCACTATTGCCGGAACGACGAACACAAGATACATCCatgtttttaaaagaaaaagaaagtgaacGACAATCAGAAATAATTAGATCCAAATAGGAATGACCTCGGCTTCGACGGCGCCACCACGGGAACAACTGAAGGGAGTCTGTTTCAAAACAAACTGTACGGAAGCCAAGGTCAATTGATAACCACGTCGCCCAACGGAGACAAAGAGCCTCGGATAAACCTGCGGATTGCATCATGACCGGAGCTAAAGTAGTCGCCGCAAGAACCTTGACATCCTCATCTCTCGCCACCAAACCAAACGCTGCAATGGACCTGCGCACGGAGGCATCAAAATTGATCTTAATCCAACCCGGAGCTGGCCTCCTCCACGTCAAGTTTTCATCCAACGTTGGGCGATGTACAACAGCAGGTCGAGGCAGTGATTGGAGCGCTGCCACCCTCTCCATCACGCGTTGAATCCGCAGCTCTTTATCCTAAAAAACCCGAGTGTTTGCATTTTCTCTCCGTTCTCTCTCTTGTTCGTCATCCCTCTTTACCCAAAGCCTCAGAATTCTTCATCATGTCTCACAATACCTCCGCTGATCCTCAAGTACAAGCAGCACTCGAATTTCTGGAAGAACATCTCGCTGAAGAAAGGGCTGAACAGGCTGCTTTTGCAAGAAGCTCTCGTTTTCCTACCATGGTTGTGGGTTTGGCTACAGGACAATCTGCTCCTAGAGTTCAAGCTCAACCCAGAACTCAAGAGCAACAGCAAGAGCAACAACATGAAGAGATTGACATGCAAGATCAGGAACAAGTGATTCCTATCACAAAAAGAGGAGCTGTTGTTCACTGCAACTTCAAGGTTGAAGAACTCACCGTTCTCAAGGAGTTGAGAGTGAATTTCGATAACTTGGCTACGAATGGGGTAGATATCCGACCTGAGATGATGGCTCAAGGCTGGAAGGGCTATTTTGATGGGCTCACTAGACTAGTTTATGAGAaactggtgaaggaattctggaaacatgctgaATGCCATGACTACCATGTAGTCTCCCACGTTTTGGGCAGGAAGATCGTCATCTCCGAGAAGTCCATCACTTTACTTCTGAAAATGAAACTGGCTGTAGGGAAGCGGTTTCAGAATGTTGACAACAGGATGTCCGGAATGAGGACAAAGGTCAACAAGGAGTTGTTCGTCAACtgagaaaggaagaaaacaGAGTACAAGTCTTGTGATCTCCATCCAAATATGAGAGTATGCCACAAGATCATCCTCTCATTCACCAACCCCAAAACTCTAACAAGCTCTTCAGATTACATCAACGCCACTTAGAAAGTGATGATCTACTTCATCAAGCAGAAGCAGCAACTGTGTCTTCcattcttcattttcacctatatGAAGAAATGCCTAAGGAAGTCCAGAACTACAGCTTCTGAGAAGAAGGCGGTGATCTCTTACATTCCCTTTGTCAAGCTTCTTTCTGAGATATTCGTGGAAAGTGGTTTGGTGCAAGATCTGATTGACGCTGGATGTATAGAAGATCTGAGTGCTACTTTTGGAGATGCTTTCAATgtgaagaatctgaagaagatgaagcttgTGCAGTCAATCAAGGCACCTGCTTCTGATGAGTCTCTAGAGAACATCATTCAACGAAGGATTCCGGTTGATGATTATCCCTTGTGGACCAAGCAGGACGATAAGGCTGCAATCCTTCACTGTCTGAATATGATGATAGAAGAAGGATATGAAGTGGATGTGGAGGAATTCTTCAGAAAACGTCCAGAAGGAATCCCTGATGAAGATGCTCCTTCCCGGAAGCAGAAAAGAGATGATTCAGATTCTGAATCTGATaagaagctgaagaagaagacgaagaaGACCAAAGCAGAAACCAAGGCAGTTGGTGCTCAATCAACTCAGACTCGAGCTCCAAGAATCACGAGAGCTTCTGCCAAGGAATCAAGTAAGATTGTTGTTacttcttctgcttctgttgTTATTGATATTGATGCTATTCCATCTTCTGCTCCCTCTCAAACCTTCCCCCATTCACTTCACCTTTAATTCCCCTTTACAATCCCTTAACCTCATCTGTCATTTCAACCACCGCTACAACCGTCACAAGTCACAACCACCATTGCACCACCAACTCAACCTTCATTTCCCACAAACACTCCAGCTTCTCAAGAAGCCTTTCTCAAAGTTCTAAGAGAAAGAACTTCTGGACCCTTTTCAACCATCTTTCTTCCATATACACAAGCCTCCACTCAACCCACTTTTCTTAACCCCACTCCCCTTAACGTTGTTTTTCCTCATTTCTCATCTCTTGAAACTTCAAATGTTTCTCTTTCTGGACATTCTCTTGTGAACTCCAGAGATTTTGTCTTtttaaaccaaaagataagcccgattccttgcgtacttaaacatttgtttgaagcatgaAACATAcaatgttcaggccaacaaactccAACCTTTCCTTTATTCCTTGCaacaagtatagaaggggtaatcccaaaacATGTCCTAAAATATAATGCAACTTTCGTTCTAATTATAGATTAGCATAAAGCATGTGTGCACTCAAGcttaaagataaaaacaaaaatgggATTCAAAGATTGACTCAAAAACACTTCATAGTATCActtaaacccaaagcaaaaaggaaactagccaaacatggctagagaatccatacaagaaatttAAAGAAACCTGAGATTACAAATGTGGAGACCTCTCACAATCCCCAAGAATGATCCTCAGCTTCTAAACTTAGgtaaaataaagacaaaaggttgtttcaaagaaaacaacaaaatcTATATAGGAAAATTTGTCGAGCTTGGGCGCTCAAGCGACAGTGTAGCATGCTGGAGCGCCAATTGCTCTAGTGGAAACCAAAATGcttattgaaggtatgaaaaacggtagaaagggggggtttgaataacgttttcaaaacaaaacttccactttaaatattttaacaaatctttcgagaacaaagtgcttaagataagagatagaaaagcacacaaggattttatcctggttcacttgataaatccctcaagctaatccagtccacccgttaaggtgatttcttccttcttagaatgaaggcaatccactaatcaggtaaatgttacaactgcacttgaaacctacaagtgactaacaattacactgacttagctcacactaagattcactctcttagtcttctctaggatttgatcaaacttgatctcctaaaggtaactaaacaactgtttaagaaagaatgtttacaaagagtttgcttctgaaaagctaatggtaaacacaatgaattcagatgaaagaatgcttagaaggtttttgaatatagcttgcgcgtgtgagattcttccaaccgcatctttcaatcttcagcctctatttatactccaaggattagggtttgaacgctgcatggaaatgctaccgttggagggaagttctggaaattccagcttctgctgtggctgagaatgttaggtaggtcgtcaggataatacatttgcttttgtacttggatagtgacttgacctttaaacctagtagacttctgatcacgggaatgcttcatgttggaacttgtgaagccagttgatcagagtcagagggaagcacagatcctctgaccgttgtatcttctgattctgaactcagagggaagtacatgatcttcagagtcatcttgcttctggacatcagagtttccacttttcagcttctggatcttcagagtcttctacaccatcagaacatttgaaccttcagagtttcttggttgtcagaacgtctggatcttcagaacttcaagtgactgagtccatattaGAGCTTGtgtaacttcagatcttctaaagcgtttctactgttcagagtgaacatagatgttgcgaaagcgttgcttgggtcactctttatgcacagtgcttctgatttgtgtgagataaaattgaggtcagagcctgtaaatagcacactcagaaaaacacgttagagtaccataattgttcatactaaaatgttaacttgtaatcatcaaaacatagtgttgtactactcgatcaaaacttgatcttacaatctccccctttttgatgatgacaaaactaagtattttgatgaacaattcttaaacaataaactgaattcactcagagtttagagagatagaataagacttatcctgatgtgaatagtttattttgctcattctgaatccaagtcactgcttgattctgagcatagctccccctgaatctaagacttaatgaaaacgttagaaatgtctagattctgagctaaataatgtaagagttcagagtgaaggcgcatgacatagatgaaataaaataatcagagcgcataagtattcagagtcaacgataagtggtatcagagtcaaatagaatcacttcagaagaagtgaaatgtattccttgtatttgcccagtgacacatctatggtcataaaggtggaactcttaaattctccaaaatgaaTCACTCTTACACTTCAAAGactaggtgtactccccctttttgtcataagcaaaaagtatggggtgtgaaaaactcagcttgaagtacaaggtactccccccttggagaaggtctgagtgaaaagatggagaaataaacgatgtaggaatgagagttacgcgaattaaagaaaggagttaatgcaaaagaagaacgtttaccaccggccacgagagtaaagagaagcttcagttaccaaggacttaacctcgagaaactgtaggagcaataacttccaaggagagaatgaagcttatataaagcgatttagaagagggtaagcttcacaactcgatcaataccatGAAAAGGAATGACTTCATACACggttgcactggaagagctcagaaggaaagcttttgaggaagatatgttcctcaatataagGCATcctgatggtacaaagaccatacaagagctgacgaagacacttcTTGAAGAAGACCTTTGTCCAGAGCTGAAGAAGGATCTGAAAGAATTCCTTGGCTTCGTGAAGGAAattcaggaactcagcgagCTGGAACTGAATtttctggaagagaaggaagctgtGGAAAAGAGTCTCAAGACTAttgaagatagtctggagaagaaCGAGCTTAGCATCAAGCTTGGCAATATAGAGTATGCGCTTGAGcggctggagaaggaaagagcagAGCAACGCcgagagtgcagaagaatgaggaaggatcctccattctagattttagggaaaaatgtatgatgtaatagcgtgattgatatgaataaaagaaaattttgcaaacataatgttatatatatatatatatatatatatatatatatatatatatatatatgcaatgataaacgacAAGTAATCAAACCATAGAAAATAatgcaaaataaaagaaataaaatagaaaataaaaaataaattaaggtaagaaaaacgaaagaaatcctaaaactaaggcttgtcagagcgacgcaggagttcttgaagaatttgcttcatatccatcagcagagtctcatgagaattgagaTGTTGTTCCATGATATCCAGTCtagaagaacttggctgtgtagaggtagagggaacattctgagcagatggaggagcttgagtggaatcagaagcagcaggagtgaagaccactggtgcaagagcttgacatctaagagcttcagcttcagcttctagtctctcagcttctaatcttgcattttcagcttgtacagccgcttgacgtgcagcttcttctgcttgctctttctttcttctagctccttcaacagcttcaagtaacttagttctttgctgttgttcatgcagagccactcttctgttaaaccgctgcctagcagcctcaatcctctgatccctttctgcagtgagatgactcatcataacaggaacctgagcaactaaccaagtactcagacgattccattcttcagcaacagagtcagtgttctcactcaggtcagtgtggccttgcacattgcgtatcatcagtgaagcttcatgattaaaaacactgatgcactcagagagagaggttggcctgaggtttgtgtagggaacaatggagaggttggtttcaagagaggttgggtggttgctgttgtttgcctcagaggcaccttgaggagagccaatatcaaaagtttggacatttggttcagaggctccaaggtttggttcagaggtttcaacctgaggatgtggtgatctaaccgaagagtggttagacaccgagttttctggttctggttgaatgggctcttggtGAACTTGGTCTGGTTGGacttgttgggctaaagggtctgcttcatgcaaGGGGTCAGCCTGGATGGGATagtctgggtcaactagacgttctggtctaggtccagtgtatctcctagggcttggtactgtgatgtagtactctggaatggcagacaccttttctttcctaacttcgtgaaatttacgaagtgactcagagttgttggaaggtgaggagtcagcaacgtttgtaggaaaggatacagaagtatagggagtggaagaatctgtatcagcagTTCTACGATCAGGAcgatctgatgctctggggacagagtgatcagacgttctgggttcaggttcagagggttcaagaataatgggttcagaggttagcgggttgtattgaatggtaatgggagaggttggttcagagggacgtggagtctgaagcatattccacagaggtgcttcttcttgggaaggttggaaaaatgaagaccttggtgaatttggtggagatgtggtttgggcagctggttgagactctgggatagggGTGAGTTGGGTGGCTGTGCGGTTAAGAAgtgtagagatggggagtgcatcaattgaatttaaatcatcatcagattcagtgacagcagacttacttgatgaacgcacggcagaccgagtcactttggcagaagtctccattctgatgactgcagcagcaggttccacacgggtaggcttcaccacaattctgacttgcttcttctttttctttggaggagagggagcatcatcattatcatcatcatcaccatcatcaggcttggtggtttcatcgtgcttcctcttaggcttgtcagccttcttcttcttcttcttcagaggaacatcagactcctcagaagattcctccaagatcatttttctctgaactttcctcttgggaggagagtcaaactctggagctggtggcagttttctgaaaaactcgtccacatcaatctcatacccttgttgcttcagatcatcaatgtagcacaaaataGCCTCTGGGTTATCTGCTTGGGACCACAGAGGataatcattcagaggcacccttctttgccatacttcatcagaagtatcttcatgaacaGGGGCTaccttcttcttgaccaatcccatcttcttcaaagatgtggatgtgaagacatcactgacaattgttgacagatcctctatgcatcctgccttgatcagatcttctatgaatttgctctcaatgaagagatcttaaagcagtctcccaaagagGATGtacttgattgcagacttgatggaggcagtggttctggacttcctgatgcattccttcaggtaagagaacaggaagaaaggaaggcagatcttcctacgatcctgaatgaagaagagcatcgccttctggcagaagttgatgtaatcaggagagcttccctttggcctctggttgatgcagtgaagcagaatcttgtgtcagattctgagcttgcgatgaagatccaccactttgtagtcgctcttgccaggtttgtaggtggtgtaaagagccttgttggtttcatccttggttctgggtttcacctttgactccgtcagttggaatttatacccagttccagtgtttgcacccagaagattcacaatggacttctcagttatgattatcctccttccagcaatgtaggaaaccacttgagtgtcatcgctgtaagatcaagttttgatctagtagtacaactctatgttttgatgattacaagttaaccttttgatatgaacaattgtggtactctaacgtgtttttctgagtgtgctatttacaggctctgacctcaactcaatctcacacaaatcagaagcactgtgtataaagggtaacccaagcaacgctttcgcattcaccatgttcagtatgaacagtggaaaagcttcagaagttctgaagctatacaaactctgatgcggactcagtcgctagaagctctgaagatccagaagttctgataaccaagaaacactgaaggttcagatgttctgatggtgtagaagactctgaagatccagaagctgaatagtggaaactctgaagtccagaagcaagaaactctgaaggccatgttcttccctctgagttcagaatcagaagatacaatggtcagaggatctgtgctttccctctgactctgatcaaccggcttcacaagttccaatatgaagtattcccctgatcagaagtctcctaggttaaaaggtcaagtcgctatccaagtacaaaagcaagtgtaccttcctgacgacctacctaacgttctcagccacagcagaagctggattttccagaactgccctccaacggtagcatttcccatgcaacgctcaaccctaatccttggagtatatatagaggctgaagattgaaagaagcggctagaaagaaacacatatacgcgcaaggcatattcaaaatattctaagctttctttcatctgaaattcattgtgtttacaattagctttttagaagcaaatctcttgtaaacaattctttgataaacagtttgtttagttcctttaggagatcaaggttgatcggatcctagagaagactaagagagtgaatcttagtgtgagctaagtcagtgtaattgttagtcacttgtaggtttcaagtgcagttgtaactcttacctgattagtggattgccttcattctaagaaggaagaaatcaccttaacgggtggactggagtagcttgagtgatttatcaagtgaaccaggataaaatccttgtgtgcttttctatctcttatctttagcacttaagttctcgaaagatttgtcaaaatctttaaggtggaagttttgttctgaaaacgttattcaaacccccccctttctaccgtttttcataccttcaattggtatcagagcgcaagttctgattaccacacctaacagtgttcagtgatccgggccggtgtgaaaaacaatggctgccaccaccagtgaaactcaaagagatggttacaacgcaaagcctcctatgttcgatggtcaaaggttcgaatattggaaagatagactggaaagtttctttctgggtttcgatgcagatctctgggatattattgtggatggctatgagcgtccagttgatgcagatggcaagaagatcccaaggtcagagatgactgcagatcaaaagaagctgtactcacaacatcacaaagcaagagcaattcttctaagtgctatttcctatgaggagtaccagaagattacagatcgtgagtttgctaaaggcatttttgaatctctgaagatgtctcatgaaggaaacaagaaagtcaaagaatcaaaggcattgtctttgatccaaaagtatgaatccttcatcatggagccaaatgagtccattgaagaaatgttctccagatttcaattgcttgtagctggcatacgacctctcaacaagagctacacaacaaaagatcatgtcataagggtcatcaggtgtcttcctgaaagttggatgcctttggtgacttcaatagagctcacgagagacgttgagaatatgagtttagaagaactcatcagcattttgaaatgccatgagctgaaacgctcagagatgcaagatctgaggaaaaagtccatagccttgaaatccaaatctgaaaaggctaaggttgagaagtcaaaggctcttcaagctgaagaagaagaatctgaagaagcatcagaagattctgatgaagatgagctgactctgatctccaagagactcaaccgcatctggaagcacaggcagagcaagttcaaaggctctggaaaggcaaaaggaaagtatgagtcctcaggccagaagaagtcttcaatcaaggaagtcacatgttttgagtgcaaagaatctgggcactacaaaagtgattgtccaaagttgaagaaagacaagaagccaaagaagcacttcaagacgaagaagagtctgatggtgacatttgatgaatcagagtcagaggatgttgactctgatggtgaagtccaaggactcatggcaattgtcaaaaacaaggaagcagagtcaaaggaagctgttgactctgactcagaatcagaaggagatcctaactc
This window harbors:
- the LOC130712570 gene encoding uncharacterized protein LOC130712570, producing the protein MERVAALQSLPRPAVVHRPTLDENLTWRRPAPGWIKINFDASVRRSIAAFGLVARDEDVKVLAATTLAPVMMQSAGLSEALCLRWATWLSIDLGFRTVCFETDSLQLFPWWRRRSRGHSYLDLIISDCRSLSFSFKNMDVSCVRRSGNSAADFLA